Within Pseudomonas tructae, the genomic segment TGACGTTGAGCAGAGTGCCGGAAATCCGCGCACCGGAGCAACCGAAAGGATGACCCAGGGCGATGGCGCCGCCGTGCAGGTTAACCTTCTCATCCATCTTGTCGAGCACTTTCAGATCCTTGAGCACTGGCAGGGCCTGTGCGGCGAAGGCTTCGTTGAGCTCGAAGAAGTCGATATCGGCAATGGACAGGCCCGCACGCTTGAGCGCTTTCTGGGTCGCTGGCACCGGGCCATAGCCCATGATTGCGGGGTCAACGCCGGCCACAGCCATGGAACGGATCACTGCCAGAGGCTGGATACCGAGGTCCTGGGCACGCTGGGCCGACATGACGATCATGCACGAAGCGCCGTCGGTGATCTGCGATGAAGTACCGGCAGTCACGGTACCACCTTTAGGGTTGAACGCCGGCTTCAAGGCCGCCAGGCTTTCCAGGGTGGTTTCCGGGCGGATGGTTTCGTCGTAGTCGAAGACCTTGAGGAAGCCGTTCTCGTCGTAGCCCTGCATCGGGATGATTTCATCCTTGAACTTGCCTTCGACTGTCGCCTTGTGGGCAAGACGGTGCGAACGCACGCCGAACAGGTCCTGCTGCTCACGGCTGATGCCATGCATCTTGCCGAGCATTTCAGCGGTCAGGCCCATCATGCCCGAAGCCTTGGCGGCGTACAGCGACATGTGCGGGTTAGGGTCAACGCCATGCATCATGCTGACGTGGCCCATGTGCTCGACGCCGCCGACGACGAAGACATCACCGTTGCCGGTCATGATCGCTTGTGCGGCGGTGTGCAGTGCGCTCATCGACGAGCC encodes:
- the fadA gene encoding acetyl-CoA C-acyltransferase FadA encodes the protein MSLNPRDVVIVDFGRTPMGRSKGGMHRNTRAEDMSAHLISKLLERNTKVDPSEVEDVIWGCVNQTLEQGWNIARMASLMTQIPHTAAGQTVSRLCGSSMSALHTAAQAIMTGNGDVFVVGGVEHMGHVSMMHGVDPNPHMSLYAAKASGMMGLTAEMLGKMHGISREQQDLFGVRSHRLAHKATVEGKFKDEIIPMQGYDENGFLKVFDYDETIRPETTLESLAALKPAFNPKGGTVTAGTSSQITDGASCMIVMSAQRAQDLGIQPLAVIRSMAVAGVDPAIMGYGPVPATQKALKRAGLSIADIDFFELNEAFAAQALPVLKDLKVLDKMDEKVNLHGGAIALGHPFGCSGARISGTLLNVMKQNGGTLGVSTMCVGLGQGITTVFERV